The genome window TTGTCCGTTTTGCTCAAGAACTGAATCTTGACTTCATAATGCTCACCGATCATAACACTCTCAGAGCCAAAGATGAAGGATTTGAGGGGTTTTACGGTGATACTGCCCTTATTGTGGGATATGAAATAAACGATAAGGAAAACCGGAATCACTACCTTGCATTCGGGGTTGATAAGACTATTTCCACACGAGTACCCGCAAAAGATTATGTCAGAATGATCAAAGAATCAGGCGGAATCGGCTTCCTGGCACATCCCCATGAAAAGAGAAACGCCCAGAAGGAATATCCCCCATATCCCTGGACTGAATGGGATACCGAAGATTTCACCGGAATGGAAATCTGGAACCATATGTCTGAATGGATGGAAAATCTGACGGAAGAAAACAAGTATCACTCCTTTGTGCACCCCCTTAAAACCATCAAAATGCCCCCTCAGGAAACGCTTGAAACCTGGGACCGGCTCAGCCAGAAAAGGCGGGTGGTAGGCATAGGCGGCATTGACGCTCACGCCCATAAAGTGAATCTTCTGGGGCTTATGGAGGTGGAAGTTTTTCCCTATAAAGTATTGTTCAAGTCCATCAGAACCCATATTTTACTG of Ignavibacteriales bacterium contains these proteins:
- a CDS encoding CehA/McbA family metallohydrolase; translation: MYEYTGSIHMHSVYSDGSGEVPEIVRFAQELNLDFIMLTDHNTLRAKDEGFEGFYGDTALIVGYEINDKENRNHYLAFGVDKTISTRVPAKDYVRMIKESGGIGFLAHPHEKRNAQKEYPPYPWTEWDTEDFTGMEIWNHMSEWMENLTEENKYHSFVHPLKTIKMPPQETLETWDRLSQKRRVVGIGGIDAHAHKVNLLGLMEVEVFPYKVLFKSIRTHILLGEKFDFSVKEQFPLFRDALLNALKNGRTFFANHYLGDATGFRFAIVSGGTVYYMGDEFRLVKEAEIKISVPGSQKSSVRIIRNGELFSSSEEGELNEVITLPGAYRAEVLRGNRGWIFSNHIRVL